Below is a window of Nocardia asteroides DNA.
GCACGGTGACGCGGCCCGCGACGGGCTCGGCGCCATGCCGCTCACCCATTGGAGCACCACCGGCGGTGACCTGCGCATTCCGCATTTCGTCGGGCTGCACGGCATCCAGGTGCTGTTGCTGCTCGCGGTCGCCCTGGTCGCCCTGGCTCCCCGGTACCGGTGGCTGCGCACGGAGACGGTCCGGGCGGCGCTGCTCGGGGTGGCGGTTCTCGGCTACTTCGGGCTGCTCACCCTGGTGCTGTGGCAGGCGCTGCGCGGGCAGCCGCTGACCAGCCCCGACCTGGCCACCGCGGGCGCGGCCACCGCGCTGGCGCTGTTCGTCGCCGGTGGGGTGACGGCGGTGTACCTGCGCGCCCGCGCCGACACGGCGATCGAAGCCTGATGCCCCGGAAGACGTTGGCCCACGGCGAGATTCAGCGCAGCCGCTCGGCTTCCTTGGCCAACTGCAACAGCGTCGCGCTGAGCTGGGCGAGCTCGTCGTGCTCGGCGCCCTCCGAGACCGCGGTGGCCACGTCCTCGGCGGCGCAGCGGGCGGCGAACCAGCGGTCGGCCAGATCCGCGGCCTCCTGCGCGGACAGCACCACCGCGTCCTCCGGAATCCCGGTTCCCTTGAGGCTGGTGCGGTGTTCGTAGGCACGCTGCCGGCACGACTGGCGGCAATAGCGGCGACGGCGACCCGACTCGGAATCCACGATCTCCCGCCCGCACCAGAGGCAGGGCAGCAGGCGACTGCGCGACATGCTGCGAAACCCTAGCGGTCCGAGCGCCGATCGGGCGGCTCAGGTCTCGCTCAGCGGGCACGGCTCATGGCCCGCTCGGCGCCGTCGCCCGTTCCACTACAATGGAACAGTTCAGACGTCCCGCGCGTTAACGGTAGGACCACGACCAGTTCGCGCGCCGCAACCGCCACGGCCGCGAACCCGCGGCGTCACGCCGCCGAAGACAGGGAGCACACATGGCAGATCGCGTACTCCGAGGCAGTCGGCTCGGAGCGGTGAGCTACGAGACCGATCGCGACCACGACCTGGCCCCGCGCCGGATCGCCCGCTACCGCACCGACAACGGTGAAGAGTTCGATGTCCCGTTCGCCGACGACGCGGAGATCCCGCCCACCTGGCTGTGCCGCAACGGCCAGGAGGGCACGCTCATGGAGGGCACCACCCAGGAGACCAAGAAGGTCAAGCCGCCCCGCACCCACTGGGACATGCTGCTGGAGCGACGCAGCAAGGAGGAGCTCGAGGAGCTGCTCAAGGAGCGCCTGGAGCTGCTCAAGACCCGCCGCCGCGGCTAGCGGGCGAGCGACACACACGGCGAAGGCCGCCTCCCCATGGGAGGCGGCCTTCGCCGTGTCCGGCCGTCAGTGACTGGCGACCTTGCGGTACTGCAGCAGGGCCGCGGGCATGGCGACCGCCAGGATCACCACCGAGCAGATCACCGCGTAGAGCACACAGTTGTCGGCCGCCCAGCCGGTGGCCGGGGCGAACGAGGGCGGCGCGTCGTTGTCGAACAGCTTGCGCCCGGCCGCCGACACCGCGGTGATCGGGTTCCATTCCGCGATCGTGCGCAGCGGACCCGGCAGCGTCTCGGCGGAGATGAACGCCGAGGAGATGAACGACAGCGGGAACATCCAGATCAGGCCCGCGCTCTGGGCGACCTCGACGGTCGGCGAGATCAGGCCGGTCAGCGCGCCGACCCAGGACATCGCGAACGCGAACAGCAGGATGATGGCGAAGGCCAGCGCGGCGTCGGCGACGCTGCCGTGGATGCGCCAGCCCACGATGTAGCCGCAGATCACCATCACCCCGAGGCTGAGCACGTTCACCACCAGGTCCGACAGGGTGCGGCCCATCAGCACCGCCAGCCGCGACATCGGCAGGGTCCGCATCCGGTCGATGATGCCCTTCTGCAGGTCACCCGCCAGGCCGACGGTGGTGAAGGCGGCGTTGAACGCGACCGTCTGGGTGAAGATGCCCGCAAGCAGGAATTCGCGGTACTGGTCGCCGCCCAGGGACGCGCCGAAGATGTAGGCGAACAGGAACACGAACATCAGCGGCTGCACCGTCGCGGTCACCAGCAGCGTCGGCACCCGCAGGATGGTCAGCAGATTGCGGTGGGCCACGATCGCGCTGTCGCGGATGAACCGAGCCCGCGGCGGCGCCTCGGCCGCCGCGGCGGGCCGGGGCGCTGCGGTCTGGATCGGCATCTCGCGGGTGTCGTAATCCTCCGCGACCTCCGGTGCCACGCTCACGAGAGAATCTCCTCTTGCACGTCGTCGGTTTCGGGCTCCACGACCGGTTCGGCCGGAGTCCCGGTGAGGGAAAGGAACACGTCGTCGAGGGTGGGCCGGACGACGACGGCGTCGACGACACACACCCCCGCGTCGTCGAGCCGGCGCAGCGCTTCGACCATGGTGCGGGAGCCGTTGCCGACCACCACCGACACCTCGTCGCTGCCCGGTTCGTGGATCGGTTCACCGACGCCGACCTGCTGCAGCACCGTCATCGCCGACGCCGGGCTCTGCCCGGCCGCGAGGGTGACCGTCAGCCGGTCGCCGCCGATCGAGGTCTTGAGTTCGTCGGCCGAGCCGCGCGCGATCACCGTGCCCTTGTCGATGACGGTGATGCGGTCGGCCAGCAGGTCGGCTTCCTCCAGGTACTGCGTGGTGAGCAGCACGGTGGTGCCGTCGTCGACCAGGTCGCCGATCACCTGCCACATGTCCAGCCTGCCGCGCGGGTCCAGGCCGGTGGTCGGTTCGTCGAGCACCACCACCGGCGGGCGCGCCACCAGCGCGCCCGCGAGGTCGAGCCGCCGGGCCATGCCGCCGGAGTAGGTGCCCGCGCGCCGTCCGGCGGCGTATTCCAGGCCCAGCGCGGCGAGCAGCTGTTCGGCCCGTTCCACCGCCTGCTTGCGGGACATGCCGTACAGGCGCGCCACCATGCGCAGGTTCTCGTACCCGGTCAGGTTCGCGTCGACCGCGGCGTACTGCCCCGACAGGCCGATCCGGGTGCGCGCGGTGGCCGGGTCGGCCAGCACGTCGACACCGGCGACCCGGATCGAGCCGGCGTCGGGCCGCAGCAGCGTGGTGACGACCCGCACGGTGGTCGTCTTGCCCGCGCCGTTGGGTCCCAGCAGGCCGAGCACCGTGCCCGCGGGGATCTCCAGGTCGATCTCCTTCAGCACGCGCACCTTGCCGTAACTCTTGGCCAGGCCACGGACTTCTACCGCCAGACTCACGGACGCATCTCCTTCTGGCCGCCGCCGCACACGGTGATCTCCGGGACCGCGTCGAGGTGGCGATGCAGCACGGGGCCGATCACCGCCAGCGATTCCGGCGTGGTCATCGCCGCATGCCTGCAGGGCAGGTCGTGGTTGTGGATGTTGCCGGTGACGAACGGCTGCCACGCTTCGGCTCGCCTGCCGGGATCGGCGGCGTTGATCTCGTCCGCCACGGCGGAGAAGAACACCAGGTCGCCGTCGAAGGTGCGCGGCCGGAACCGGTTCGCCATCATCGTGCCGTCGGCGTACCCGGTGTAGAGCCGTTCGAGATTCTCGACCGAGAGCGCGGCGAACGGGCCCGGCTGTGCCCGCAGCAGATCCGCCGCCTCGTGCAGGTCGATGTCGGCGGGCAGCGGTGCCCCGCCGAGGATGTCGGCGCCGAACTCGCCGAGGATGTCGGCCACGCTCGGCATCGCGGTGTCGAGCCAGCGGTCGCCGAGCTGGTAGCTGTCCATCATGGCGAGCAGGGCGACGTCCTCCCCCGCGTCCTGCAGCTGGACCGCCACCTCCTGCGCGATCAGGCC
It encodes the following:
- a CDS encoding RNA polymerase-binding protein RbpA encodes the protein MADRVLRGSRLGAVSYETDRDHDLAPRRIARYRTDNGEEFDVPFADDAEIPPTWLCRNGQEGTLMEGTTQETKKVKPPRTHWDMLLERRSKEELEELLKERLELLKTRRRG
- a CDS encoding daunorubicin resistance protein DrrA family ABC transporter ATP-binding protein, which gives rise to MSLAVEVRGLAKSYGKVRVLKEIDLEIPAGTVLGLLGPNGAGKTTTVRVVTTLLRPDAGSIRVAGVDVLADPATARTRIGLSGQYAAVDANLTGYENLRMVARLYGMSRKQAVERAEQLLAALGLEYAAGRRAGTYSGGMARRLDLAGALVARPPVVVLDEPTTGLDPRGRLDMWQVIGDLVDDGTTVLLTTQYLEEADLLADRITVIDKGTVIARGSADELKTSIGGDRLTVTLAAGQSPASAMTVLQQVGVGEPIHEPGSDEVSVVVGNGSRTMVEALRRLDDAGVCVVDAVVVRPTLDDVFLSLTGTPAEPVVEPETDDVQEEILS
- a CDS encoding ABC transporter permease — encoded protein: MPIQTAAPRPAAAAEAPPRARFIRDSAIVAHRNLLTILRVPTLLVTATVQPLMFVFLFAYIFGASLGGDQYREFLLAGIFTQTVAFNAAFTTVGLAGDLQKGIIDRMRTLPMSRLAVLMGRTLSDLVVNVLSLGVMVICGYIVGWRIHGSVADAALAFAIILLFAFAMSWVGALTGLISPTVEVAQSAGLIWMFPLSFISSAFISAETLPGPLRTIAEWNPITAVSAAGRKLFDNDAPPSFAPATGWAADNCVLYAVICSVVILAVAMPAALLQYRKVASH